AAATGGCAAGAAGCGGAGGATATGCAATATCTCTTAAACCAATAAAATAAATTTGAATACTGAAATTATTCAAAAGCGTTACATACACTATGTAACGCTTTTTTATTAACAACTTCTACGCTGTCTCACCGCCTCGTACAAGCAGATTGCCACGGCGTTGCTCACATTGAGCGAGTCTACTTTGCCATTCATCGGGATTTTGATGGTGTGCGTTACATCTTTTAGCCAAAAATGGCTTAATCCCGTAGATTCTGTACCAAAAATTAGAGCCGTTCCCGCTTTCATTTGGCAGGCAAACAAGTCTCGCGTGTCATCGCGTAAAAAAGTAGCCAAAATCTGGATTTTTTGTTCACGACAAAATTCGACAAAATCTTGCGCATTGGCATAAATAATTTTATTGGTAAAAACCGTTCCCACGCTACTACGCACCACATTGGGGTTAAAGAAATCCACACGCTCATCGCACACCACCACGGCATCGGCACCAGCGGCATCTGCCGAGCGTAAAATAGCCCCAAGGTTTCCAGGTTTTTCCACCTGCTCGAGCACTACAATCAGCGGATTTTCAATATGTTTTAAATCTTGTAAATCGTTTAATTTCTGTTTGTAAACGCCTAAAATTCCGCCCGTTGTTTTGCGGTAGGCTATCTTTTCAAAAATCTCTTGAGTAATTTCAAAAATTTGATTTTCAGGTAATTTTTGTTTTAATTCTTCATCTGAAAAAAAATCAGGACAAACGAAAAAGCTCTCTGCCTCAAAACCATTTTGCAAAGCCAAAAGATTTTCCTGCACACCTTCGGCTACCAAAAGACCAGTTTTTTTTCGGTCGCGGGATTTTTGTTGCAGTTTGATTAAATCCTTGATTTTCTGATTTTGAACACTTGATATCAACATGAGGAATTATATTTTTTGATAGCTTTATAACACAAAAGTAATTATTTTTTATCATCTAAAAACTGAAAGGCTTAACTTTGCATTGATTTTACATCAAGTAAATAGTTAAATTTAAGAAATGAAAAATCCTAGAATAGCCGACGAATTAAGGCAAGAAGCATTAGATTATCATAAAAAAAGTCCGAGGGGAAAAATTGAAGTAATCCCCTCAAAACCGCACGCTACGCAGCGTGATTTGGCACTGGCATACTCGCCAGGGGTGGCAGAGCCATGTTTGGAAATCGAGAAAAATCCAGAAACTGTATATGATTATACAGGCAAGGGGAATTTGGTTGCCGTAATCTCAAACGGTACGGCGGTACTTGGTTTGGGCGACATTGGAGCCGAAGCTTCAAAACCCGTGATGGAGGGAAAAGGTTTGCTTTTCAAAGTTTTTGCAGGCATCAATGTGTTTGATATTGAAATTAATGAAAAAGATCCAGATAAATTCATCGAAATCGTAAAAGGAATTGCACCAACCTTTGGCGGAATTAACCTAGAAGATATCAAGGCACCAGAGGCTTTTTATATTGAGGAAAGACTTAAAAAAGAATTACCTATTCCATTAATGCACGACGACCAGCACGGAACAGCGATTATCTCGGCTGCTGCGTTGCTCAATGCGTTGGAATTAGCAGAAAAAGACATCAAGGAAGTGAAATTAGTGGTAAACGGAGCAGGTGCGGCAGCAATTTCGTGTGCTAAATTATACCTTTCGCTTGGAGTGAGAAAAGAGAATTTATTTATGTGTGATTCCAAAGGAGTGATTACATCACGCCGTGAGGATTTAAACGACCGTAAGAAACTCTTTATCAACGACACACCAGCTAATACGCTTGATGAGATAATTGATGGAACAGATGTTTTTGTTGGGCTTTCTACAGGTGATGTGTTGAAGCCTGAAATGTTAGCAAAAATGGCTGAAAACCCAATTGTCTTTGCCTTGGCAAATCCAAACCCAGAAATTAAGTATGATTTAGCCGTAAAGACGCGTCCAGATGTAATCATGGCAACGGGACGAAGCGATTATCCTAACCAAGTAAACAATGTGCTTGGGTTCCCTTATATCTTTAGAGGAGCGTTAGATGTAAACGCATCTGAAATCAATGAGGAAATGAAGTTGGGTGCGGTGCACGCATTGGCAGATTTGGCAAAAGAGCCTGTTTCAGAAGAGGTGCTTTTGGCTTATAATCTCAAAAAATTGAATTTTGGTAAAAATTATATTATACCAAAACCATTCGATGAGCGTTTGATCACTCGTGTTTCTATGGCGGTGGCAAAAGCGGCGATAGATAGTGGTGTGGCGAGAAAACAAATCACGGATTGGGAAGCCTATCGTTTGCAATTGCTTGATAGAATGGGCAAAGATGATAAGCTCATTCGTGCTATTCAAAACCGCGCAAGGCTTAATTGCAAAAAAATCATTATGGCAGATGCCGAGGAATTTAATGTGCTAAAAGCCGCTCTAATCCTGAAACAAGAGGGCATCGCGGAGCCTATTCTATTAGGGCATAAGGATAAAATCTTGCAGACAATTAAGAAAAATAAATTGGAGGTGGAGCTGCCCATCATCGACCCATTTGCTGATGACCAAGCCGAAAACCGCGAGAAATTCACTCAATTCCTATGGGAAAAAGGCGCCCGCAAGGGAATTACGCACTACCACGCAGAGAAATTGGTAACTTCCCGCTCACAATACGGTGCGCTCCTCCTTGAACACGGCTATGCCGATGGGCTTTTAATCGGGTATTCTAAGGATTTTAAAACCTCCTTGCAGCCCATTAAACAGGCCATCAATAAGAAAGGAAACCTCATTGCGGGCGTTACGATGTTTTTGACGCACAAAAAGCCAATCTTCCTGTGCGATACCTCGATAAATGAGAATTTAACCGCTCAGCAAATCGTGGAGCTTACAAGAATGATTCACCAATTCGTGAAGTCTATGGCAATTAGGCCACGCATCGCTCTACTATCAAACGAAAACTTTACACAGAGCAATGATGTTTCGCGCAAAATGGCCGAGGCTGCTGCCATTCTGCACCGCGAAAACCCAGAAATCGTGGTAGATGGCGAAATCCAAGCAGATACTGCACTGAACCACGAGCTGATGAAGAATTTCCCATTCTCTCGCTTGGATTCAAGTGTGGCAAATGTTTTTATCTTCCCAGACCAATTGTCGGCAAATATCACAAGCAAAATGTTGCGTGGTCTAGGCGTAGGGCAAATGATTGGCCCAATGTTGATTGGTTTAGAAAAATCAGTAAACATTATGCCTATGGGTTCAAGCGTAGAAGAAATCGTGAACTTAGCAACGGTTACTGTTTTAGAAATGTAATTTTTAGCTAAAAATAAATAATTAAAGAAAGGAAAATTCAGCGATGGATTTTCCTTTTTTTATGACTAAAAAATCGCTTAAAATAGCATTTTTATCACTTCAAGCGACTTGGGCTCTCTGAAATCGGGGAGATGTAGTTGATAATATTGTAATAAATTATTGAGCAAAGCGCGGCGTTGCATTTGATTGAAAATATTTTTGGAATCTTGATTAAAATCCATAAAAATCAATTTTTTGAAAAAATGACTTTCTTCTTCGCTGAGCGTAAAACCCGATTGTGTCTGAAAACAAAATCGTCCGTCTTCCAAGTCAAAAAGTGGCGCATCGTGATTCTCGGTATTGGGGTGAAAACCTAAATATTGGCTCATTTTGAGCAAAAAATATAAATGAAAATCGGCAAAATCTTTATTTTTTTGGTCTAAAAGATTGAGCGAAGAAAAGATAAAATCGTACAATTGCGGATTGGCTTCGTCTTGTTTCAAACATGAATAAATAATTTCGCTCAAAAGTTGCAATACAATCGCTTTGGTGGGCTGCGTGTGCAAATCAATGAAAGCATGCGAAGTTTGTAAATTTTTCGGGTGTTTCAAGCTCCCGCGTGTGTTTTCTTCTACCGAGATTTCCACTTCGGCAAAAGGGAAAAGCAGGCTGCGGTTTCGTTTTTTTTGTTTGTAAAAACCTTTAATCATAAAAGCCAACATGCCCAATTCTCGGGTGTAGAGATGCAGAATCAATCCAGAATCCCCATATTTTAAATGCTTGATGACAAGGGCGCGTGTTTTTTTCATATCCTAAAGAAAAGTTAAATTTTCTTGAAAAAAATGAGTTTCAACTCAATCCAAAATCGAATGTGCGTAAAATTATGTAAATTTGCAGACTTAAAAAAGTTTAAATTAAAATCATGACCAAAGATAATAAGATTGAATTAATGGCTCCTGCAGGGAATTTTACATCTCTGCAAGCAGCGTTGGATAATGGGGCAGACTCTGTATATTTCGGGGTAGAGCAGCTCAATATGCGTGCTCGTGCGTCGATAAACTTCACTTTAGAGGATTTGCCAGAAATTTCCAAACGATGCAAAGCCAAAGGCGTACGCACCTATTTGACTTTGAACACCATTATTTATGATCATGATTTGTCTATCATCAAAACTTTGATAGATAAAGCCGTGGAAAGCGACATTACAGCAGTGATTGCCATGGACCAAGCCGTGATTGCCTATGCACGCCAAGTGGGGATGGAGGTACATATTTCAACCCAAATCAATGTTACCAATATCGAAACAGTGAAGTTCTATGCCATGTTTGCCGATACAATTGTGCTTTCTCGTGAGCTGAGCTTGCGCCAAGTCAAGAAAATTAACGAGCAAATCGAGCGCGAGAATATTTGTGGCCCCTCGGGGCGTTTGGTCGAGATAGAAATCTTTGGCCACGGCGCGCTGTGTATGGCCGTTTCGGGGAAGTGCTACCTAAGCCTGCACTCGCATAATTCCTCGGCAAACAGAGGGGCGTGCAAGCAAAATTGCCGTAAGAAATATACCGTAATCGACCAAGAGAGTGGCTTTGAAATCGAGCTGGATAATGAGTATATGATGTCGCCCAAAGACTTATGCACCATCAATTTCCTTGATGAAATCGTGGATGCTGGCGTAAAAGTCCTTAAAATAGAAGGCCGAGGCAGAGCGCCAGAATATGTGGCGACCGTAACGAAATGCTACCGAGAAGCTATTGACAGCATCAGCGAGGGAACTTTTAACCAAGAAAAAGTGGCAGAATGGATGAAACAGCTGGAAACCGTTTATAACCGTGGTTTTTGGAGCGGTTATTATTTGGGGCAAGAGCTCGGCGAGTGGTCGCCTAATCCTGGATCCAACGCCACGCAGAAGAAAGTGTACATCGGCAAGGGCAGACATTATTACCCAAAAACGAACATCGCAGAATTTTTGATAGAGGCCTACGATTTAAATATCGGGGATAAAGTGCTGATCCAAGGACCGACCACAGGTTCGAAAGAAATGGAAGTCGCCGAGATGATGGTAGACGGCAAGGGGATGAGCGAAAAAGCTACCAAAGCCGATGTGATTACCTTTAAAACCGGTTTTAGGGTGCGCCCGAGTGATAAACTTTATAAAGTAGTGAAGGCTTGATTTATGCTGAAAAAGAATTTTAAACCATTATTTATGCTGAAAAAGAATTTTAAACCATTATTTATGCTGAAAAAGAATTTTAAACCATTATTTTTTTATTTATGCTTTTGGATGAGTTTGGCGGCGTGTCAATCTCAGTCTTTTAGTGGGCATGATTTCCCTAAAACGGTGTATCAATCTGAGGATTTAAAGGTGGTTCAGATTGCGCCTGATACTTTTGTCCATACTTCTTATTTAGCCACCCAGCAATGGGGGAAGGTGCCTTGTAACGGTATGATTGTCAGACATCAACGAAAAGTGATGGTTTTTGATACGCCCACAGATGAAGCCGTTTCGGAAGCTTTAATCCATTGGATTAAAAACGAACTGAAAGCCGAAATAAAATGGGTGGTGCCGACGCATTTTCACGATGATAATTTGGGCGGATTACCAGCGTTTCATCGGAATGCGGTGGTGTCTGCCGCTTATTATAAAACCCGAGATTTGGCTAAAAAACACCAAAACGCACAGATTCTTACCAGTTTTTCAAGTGTAGATTCAACTTGGGATTTGGGTGGTGAAAAAATTCGGATTGGGTATTATGGAGAAGGGCACACGGAAGATAATGTGGTGGTGTATTTCCCCAAAGATCAAGTGCTATTTGGCGGCTGTTTGGTAAAGGAATTGGGCGCTGGCAAAGGCAATTTGTCTGATGCTTTTCCTCAAAAATGGTCGGCAACCATTCAAAAAGTGAAACACGCCTATCCAGAAGCGAAAATTGTGGTGCCTGGACATGGCAAAATAGGGGGCAAAGAGCTATTGGACTACACGGCGCAACTTTTCAAACCATAATGATATTGATATAAAAACGAAGCGATGGTCATCATAACCTTACAGAGAGATAAATGCATCGGTTGCAACTATTGTGCGGAGTTTGCGCCAGAGTTTTTCCGTATGTCTAAAAAAGATGGGAAATCGGTATTGCTAAAATCTAAGGATAAAAAAGGTTTTCATACTTTTAAAACGCCTATTCCTGATGCTTTTGAGCCTTGCGAAAAAGCAGCCAAAGCTTGCCCTGTGAACATCATCGATGTGAAAACTACTTAAAATATGAAATTTAGCAAAACCCAATGGCGGAAAGTTTATAAACAAAAACGCAAAGCACTTTCAGCAGAAGAAAGAAAGGCATTAAGCCAAAAAATCTTTGTGCAATTGGCACAATCCGATTGGGTGGAAAAAGCACAAAATATCCATATTTTCATTTCGGTGGAAAAGTTGGGCGAAGTGTCTACGCAAAAATTTATTCAATTGCTTTGGGTTAAAGGTAAAAGTGTTTTTATTCCAAAAGTTGAAGGTAAATCGCTCATCACTTGCGAGTACACGCCCGAAACGCTTATGGAAATGAGCCGTTGGGGCATTTTGGAACC
This Ornithobacterium rhinotracheale DNA region includes the following protein-coding sequences:
- a CDS encoding peptidase U32 family protein, whose amino-acid sequence is MTKDNKIELMAPAGNFTSLQAALDNGADSVYFGVEQLNMRARASINFTLEDLPEISKRCKAKGVRTYLTLNTIIYDHDLSIIKTLIDKAVESDITAVIAMDQAVIAYARQVGMEVHISTQINVTNIETVKFYAMFADTIVLSRELSLRQVKKINEQIERENICGPSGRLVEIEIFGHGALCMAVSGKCYLSLHSHNSSANRGACKQNCRKKYTVIDQESGFEIELDNEYMMSPKDLCTINFLDEIVDAGVKVLKIEGRGRAPEYVATVTKCYREAIDSISEGTFNQEKVAEWMKQLETVYNRGFWSGYYLGQELGEWSPNPGSNATQKKVYIGKGRHYYPKTNIAEFLIEAYDLNIGDKVLIQGPTTGSKEMEVAEMMVDGKGMSEKATKADVITFKTGFRVRPSDKLYKVVKA
- the bla gene encoding subclass B1 metallo-beta-lactamase; its protein translation is MLKKNFKPLFFYLCFWMSLAACQSQSFSGHDFPKTVYQSEDLKVVQIAPDTFVHTSYLATQQWGKVPCNGMIVRHQRKVMVFDTPTDEAVSEALIHWIKNELKAEIKWVVPTHFHDDNLGGLPAFHRNAVVSAAYYKTRDLAKKHQNAQILTSFSSVDSTWDLGGEKIRIGYYGEGHTEDNVVVYFPKDQVLFGGCLVKELGAGKGNLSDAFPQKWSATIQKVKHAYPEAKIVVPGHGKIGGKELLDYTAQLFKP
- a CDS encoding TrmH family RNA methyltransferase; this encodes MLISSVQNQKIKDLIKLQQKSRDRKKTGLLVAEGVQENLLALQNGFEAESFFVCPDFFSDEELKQKLPENQIFEITQEIFEKIAYRKTTGGILGVYKQKLNDLQDLKHIENPLIVVLEQVEKPGNLGAILRSADAAGADAVVVCDERVDFFNPNVVRSSVGTVFTNKIIYANAQDFVEFCREQKIQILATFLRDDTRDLFACQMKAGTALIFGTESTGLSHFWLKDVTHTIKIPMNGKVDSLNVSNAVAICLYEAVRQRRSC
- the recO gene encoding DNA repair protein RecO, giving the protein MKKTRALVIKHLKYGDSGLILHLYTRELGMLAFMIKGFYKQKKRNRSLLFPFAEVEISVEENTRGSLKHPKNLQTSHAFIDLHTQPTKAIVLQLLSEIIYSCLKQDEANPQLYDFIFSSLNLLDQKNKDFADFHLYFLLKMSQYLGFHPNTENHDAPLFDLEDGRFCFQTQSGFTLSEEESHFFKKLIFMDFNQDSKNIFNQMQRRALLNNLLQYYQLHLPDFREPKSLEVIKMLF
- a CDS encoding 5-formyltetrahydrofolate cyclo-ligase; amino-acid sequence: MKFSKTQWRKVYKQKRKALSAEERKALSQKIFVQLAQSDWVEKAQNIHIFISVEKLGEVSTQKFIQLLWVKGKSVFIPKVEGKSLITCEYTPETLMEMSRWGILEPKSPKIVSEKEIDLVITPLLICDRKGTRVGYGGGFYDGLFAKCKPDILKIGVNYFSPINEIITTYESDVPLDYLVTPEDIFGF
- a CDS encoding ferredoxin, whose amino-acid sequence is MVIITLQRDKCIGCNYCAEFAPEFFRMSKKDGKSVLLKSKDKKGFHTFKTPIPDAFEPCEKAAKACPVNIIDVKTT
- a CDS encoding NADP-dependent malic enzyme, yielding MKNPRIADELRQEALDYHKKSPRGKIEVIPSKPHATQRDLALAYSPGVAEPCLEIEKNPETVYDYTGKGNLVAVISNGTAVLGLGDIGAEASKPVMEGKGLLFKVFAGINVFDIEINEKDPDKFIEIVKGIAPTFGGINLEDIKAPEAFYIEERLKKELPIPLMHDDQHGTAIISAAALLNALELAEKDIKEVKLVVNGAGAAAISCAKLYLSLGVRKENLFMCDSKGVITSRREDLNDRKKLFINDTPANTLDEIIDGTDVFVGLSTGDVLKPEMLAKMAENPIVFALANPNPEIKYDLAVKTRPDVIMATGRSDYPNQVNNVLGFPYIFRGALDVNASEINEEMKLGAVHALADLAKEPVSEEVLLAYNLKKLNFGKNYIIPKPFDERLITRVSMAVAKAAIDSGVARKQITDWEAYRLQLLDRMGKDDKLIRAIQNRARLNCKKIIMADAEEFNVLKAALILKQEGIAEPILLGHKDKILQTIKKNKLEVELPIIDPFADDQAENREKFTQFLWEKGARKGITHYHAEKLVTSRSQYGALLLEHGYADGLLIGYSKDFKTSLQPIKQAINKKGNLIAGVTMFLTHKKPIFLCDTSINENLTAQQIVELTRMIHQFVKSMAIRPRIALLSNENFTQSNDVSRKMAEAAAILHRENPEIVVDGEIQADTALNHELMKNFPFSRLDSSVANVFIFPDQLSANITSKMLRGLGVGQMIGPMLIGLEKSVNIMPMGSSVEEIVNLATVTVLEM